From the genome of Aquipuribacter nitratireducens:
ATCTCACGGGGCTCGCGGAGGAGAACGTGCAGTCCCGCGTCCGGGGGGTCGTCCTCATGGCGCTGAGCAACGCCGAGGGCCACCTCGTGCTCGCCCCCGGCAACAAGAGCGAGCTCGCCACGGGCTACTCCACGATCTACGGGGACGCGGTCGGCGGCTTCGCGCCCATCAAGGACGTCCCGAAGACGCTCGTGTGGCGGCTCGCGCGCTGGCGGAACGAGCAGGCGACCGCCCGGGGCGAGGTGCCGCCGGTGCCCGAGGCGAGCATCGAGAAGCCGCCCTCGGCCGAGCTCGCGCCGGGACAGCTCGACAGCGACTCCCTGCCGGACTACGAGCTGCTCGACGAGCTCGTCGACGGCTACGTCGTCGGCGACCTCGGGCGCGAGGCCCTCGTCGCGCGGGGCGCGGACGCCGAGGTCGTCGACCACGTCGTCCGCCTCGTCGACCGCGCCGAGTGGAAGCGCCGGCAGTACCCGCCGGGCCCGAAGATCAGCCCGAAGGCGTTCGGCCGGGACCGTCGCCTGCCCGTCACGACCCGCTGGCAGGAGCGCAGCTGAGGCTCTGCCAGCATTGCCGACCATGGACGCCCCCGCCGCCGACCGTCCCCCGCACCAGCCGCGGCAGGTGCGCACCCTCCACCTGCAGCGGTGGAAGGCCGAGGGCCGGCGCTGGGCGATGCTCACCGCCTACGACGCCATGACGGCACGCGTGCTGGAGGAGGCGGGCATCCCCGTGCTGCTGGTCGGCGACTCGGCCGCCGGGGTCGTCTACGGCTACGACACCTCCATCCCCGTGACGATGGAGGAGCTGCTGCCGCTCGTCGGCGCGGTGGCCCGCGCCACCCACCGCCCGCTCGTCGTCGCGGACCTGCCCTTCGGCTCGTTCGAGTCCTCCGACGCCCAGGCCGTCGACAGCGCCGTCCGGCTGATGAAGGCGGGCGCCAACGCCGTGAAGCTCGAGGGCGGGGCGCGGCGCGCGGGCCGGGTCGAGGCGATCGTGACGGCCGGCATCCCCGTCATGGGGCACATCGGGTTCACCGCGCAGGCGGAGCACGCCATCGGCGGCTACCGGGTCGCGGGCCGCGGGGAGGCCGCTGACCAGGTCGTCGAGGACGCGCGTGCGATCGCCGCCGCCGGGGCGTTCTCGATGGTCGTCGAGATGGTGACGCTCCCCGTCGCGCGACGGGTGCAGGACGCCGTCGACATCCCCACCATCGGCATCGGCTCCGGTCCGGACCTCGACGCCCAGGTCCTCGTCTGGCAGGACATGGCGGGCCTCAACGACGACCGGCGGTACCGGTTCGTCAAGCGCTACGCCGACCTGCGCGAGCAGCTGCGAGGGGCCGCCGAGGCGTACGCCGCCGACGTCGAGTCGGGGGTCTTCCCCGGCCCGGAGCACGCCTTCGACGCCTGAGCGGGGACCCGCGGGCTCAGCGTCCGCCGCGCTCCCAGCGCTCGTCCTCCTCGTCCCACCGCTCGTTGCGCGCCGCGGCCGTCTCCAGTGCGGCAGCGGCGGCCTCGCGCGTGGGGTACGGCCCGATGAGGTCGGTGTAGTGGGACTGACGCCCCTCCTCCACCTGCTTGGTCCGGGTGTTGAACCAGAACTCGCGCTCACCGTCGTCGCTCATGCCCCCAAGTCTGCGTTCCTGCCGACGTCCGGGCCAGAGGTCGACTGTCCTGTCGGGAAGGCGGAGCGCTGGTCAGAACATTGAGCGGACCCGACGCAAGTCGGACTTGAGCGAGAGCCGCTCAAGTCCTATCCTCACTGCGTGGTCCCGGAGGGGCCGGGACCTCGTTCTCCGCAGGAGGTCTGCCATGGCCGTCGGCCGTTCCTTCTTCACCGACATCGACCGGGTCTTCGAGGACATGACCCGGGGCATGGGCGGTGCACCGGTGGGCTTCGGTGCCGTCGACGCCGCGCTCGACGTCGACTCGGGCCGGCTCACCGCCCGCTTCGACCTGCCGGGCGTGGACCGCGACTCGCTGTCCGTCCGCGTCGCCGGTGACGCGCTCGTCGTGGAGGCGCTCCGCTCCCCCGTCGAGCTCCAGCGCCGCCACAAGGTGCTCGCCGCCGAGCGCAGCACCGGGCAGGTGCGGCGGGTGTTCCGCACCGGGCTCAACCTCGACGCCGACTCCGTGACGGCGCGCTTCGAGGACGGCGTCCTCGAGGTCGAGGCCGGCACACGCGCCCCCGGCCGCACCGTGCAGGTGTCGTTCGCCGGC
Proteins encoded in this window:
- the panB gene encoding 3-methyl-2-oxobutanoate hydroxymethyltransferase produces the protein MDAPAADRPPHQPRQVRTLHLQRWKAEGRRWAMLTAYDAMTARVLEEAGIPVLLVGDSAAGVVYGYDTSIPVTMEELLPLVGAVARATHRPLVVADLPFGSFESSDAQAVDSAVRLMKAGANAVKLEGGARRAGRVEAIVTAGIPVMGHIGFTAQAEHAIGGYRVAGRGEAADQVVEDARAIAAAGAFSMVVEMVTLPVARRVQDAVDIPTIGIGSGPDLDAQVLVWQDMAGLNDDRRYRFVKRYADLREQLRGAAEAYAADVESGVFPGPEHAFDA
- a CDS encoding SPOR domain-containing protein, with translation MSDDGEREFWFNTRTKQVEEGRQSHYTDLIGPYPTREAAAAALETAAARNERWDEEDERWERGGR
- a CDS encoding Hsp20/alpha crystallin family protein; this encodes MAVGRSFFTDIDRVFEDMTRGMGGAPVGFGAVDAALDVDSGRLTARFDLPGVDRDSLSVRVAGDALVVEALRSPVELQRRHKVLAAERSTGQVRRVFRTGLNLDADSVTARFEDGVLEVEAGTRAPGRTVQVSFAGARDTGEQHSIVSGESSEGTHERGDEQRS